The Stigmatopora argus isolate UIUO_Sarg chromosome 1, RoL_Sarg_1.0, whole genome shotgun sequence genome segment CTCTTCTTGCAAAAGAGCAGTGCCTTCTCATGTAGGAACAGATGCCTCTGCATGGGCTTGAACCTGGCAAAGTCCTTCACCTTGGCATGTCCCTTCTTGTGCTCTGTCCACACGCTGAAGGAGCCTTGCATTAGTAAACGACCAAGATCGGAGAGGTTGCCCTGAAAGAAGAAACATGGATTCTAAGAATTTTAAGACCAAATAGTGCAagctgcaacaacaacaaaacacaattggACCTCGTATCCTGTGATAGCGATGAGATGCATGGAGTCGTTGAGCGCCTTCAGGATGCCCAAAATGGAGGAGAGAGCTTCCTGGAGATCATCACAGCCATCACAACCTTTACTGTACTTTAACATCTCCTACAAAAAGCAATGGGAAGCATAGCTAGttagttttttttgcctcacaCGCCAACTCTATGCCGGCATGCCACGTGAATGCAGCTCACCTTTAGCAGCAGCTGGTACTTGGTAATTCTCTGGACAGGTTTAAGTAGGTAGGAGTCCAATCCTAGTTTATGTTCCAACTTTTTCTGACACTCCTGATGCCCGCCAAACCCCCGGTGAATTGGCATATTAGTACAGCACTGATTGTTTGATTATCGTTAAAACTCTAATACAAGAtctatgtaaaaaataaaaaataaatcttttgcATTATGCATATATTCAAATTgattattgccatcaatgggatAAATACAGAACTCTCATTGTCTTTGTGATGGCAGATAAGATACCGCACACCACAAGAATCACAGTATCATGCTTGGATTTCAATTAATATTCAAAGAACCTGAAAGAAGGCACAATCCGAACACTGTCGCCATAAACTCTCAGAGCGAGGTTTATTCTGGCAGTAAGCCTCGTAGATCTGTAGGTCCTTCATCTGAGAAAAGAAGACAAATCTTCAATATTAGATATTTGCCCCTTCAACCTGCTCTTGGATCAAAAAGTGCTTACCCTTTCTAAAAAGCAGCGGCCCACAAGTTCAGGGCAGTTAGTGTAAGCCTCCAGTTCCTTCAGAAATGTCCTGCAAATTAAATTCAATCACATTTAAGATGCTTAAGGGAAATTCATAACAGCCGGCAGTTATCCTAGGAGGAGAAGAATACCTTTTATGAAACTGATAGATTTCGGACATGTTTCCAAACAGAATGTCTTTCTTACTCAGCAGCGTACTGGGCATGAGATGAGCCAGGGAGGGATTTTCCATCTCAGCCGCATAACCCTGCAGTAACACAACCCCAGTTAATCGAATAGTGATCGTGTAAATGATAAACAGCCCAAGAACAGACCGGACCGCAAAGTCAATCACCtctaaaacacacaaaagctCCTCAACGTAGGCTCGTTCGGTCTCAAGCAGTTCATTCATCACGTGActagaaaaaacacacacaaacgagATGGTTTTTCATGCCAACCATCTCCAAAGACATGGTCAAAAAGTCGTTAAAGTTCCTCACCGTCGAAGCACGGCCAGGTTTTCGTCTTCCTCGGAAAGGGATGCGTGTCTGGTGTTGCCGTTGGGTACGGGAGACTCCACCTGGACAcgtacactttttttaaaggagctCCAAAAGTTTCAAATGTGTCACAATCGATCTTAAGAGGGCAAAATTTACCTTTCTGCTCGGGGCATTATCTGCCGAGTATCTTCTCTCTTTTCTCTGTTGGTCTGACAAACAGATCAAACATTTTATTGTGTCAGCGAGTTTAATGTACAAATTGAATTGAGTGATTTCGATGCAAAACGTACTGGGCGATGACAATGGGGACTTGACTTCCGGTCTCGGAGCCACTGGCTGAACTGGTCGTGTTTGCTTGGCGGCAAGTTTTTTCAGGCTAACACGTCTCTTCTCAAACATCTCCTGGATAGAGCTTTGCTTCTGGAAAATCTGCTCTACTTGATCctgatgaaaacacacatcaaaatgttaatgaaattttaaaaaaaaaaaagccagacagataaataaaacatgtcAGTCTGGCTGACCCTGAGCTGGGTAGTGAGCACCGCCTCATACTGGCAGTAGATGGCGCTGCAGTCAACGAGGGTGTGAAGAGGTGCTGTGTCCAGGTATCGTTCCAATTCTTTGAGCGCAGCCTCGGCTCCATCTTGAGACTGACATCGGTCCACTGGCTGGCTCGCCAAAAGATAAATTCCTTCTTCGCACCAACGGGAAGCCTGATCAAACAAATCTATTAAGTGCTCTAAGACTTTCTCACAGTAGAAGCAGGTTGTAGGCCACGGAGAGTGGGTACCTTCTCCAAGGTGTGGTGAAGCTCCATTGTTCTTAGAAGGAGGTTCTTCTTGTCTCTCAGCGTGGAGCTGATCTCCTCACACACTGCTCTGAGCTCGCAGCATTTCGGCCGAATGGAGTCATCGGCATAATGAGCGCTTTCGATCAGCCGGTCGCCTTCACTGGCAAGTGAAAGGGCGTAGTCCAAAACCTCCTGTTGGAATTGCAGAAAGTGTGTTTGCATCTTTCAGGTTTTCCTTAGGCACTTTTCAAAAAACATACTTACGCAGGCCTTTTCCTCGTGACTGCTGAGCTCTCGAAGGACGTGCTCGGCATGGGCAGGGTTGACACTGACCTCCGAGAAACCGCATAACCGCTCCGACGTGGAATCAAGTTTGGAGCGTACCTGTGAGCCACGACAAATCAAGGTTGGTTTTTTAGACTGAGAAATTTTTTTGCACCAAACGAAGGCTAGAATTTTCTACACTTACTTCACGGAAGTGCTGCTCAAAATGGCGAAGCTGCAAGCACTGCTCTAGCTTGGAGCGGTGGCGTTCCCAAAAGTCATCAAACGCCGTCTCAGTCTCATCCAATTGACCCAGCAGTCTGACAGAGAGAGGAGTCAAAAAATGCAGGCaaacattaaaatgaacaagTTAAAAACAAAGTCAAGTCCCTCTTACCGCTGTACAGTGGCTAGGTTTTCCAGCTCATCATGGGTCATGTGGTACTCCGTGTCATTCTGAAACGGTTCATTAATGCAGTCCAATAGGCGTGCGCCTTGAGATTGCGATACCTGTAGGTCCTCCTGCAAAATACAGATTTTATGACATGAGAATGTGTATAATCATCAAAACCAAACTCAAGACCCATCTATtcaggggttagggttagctaACCTAATAGCTAACTTTTCCCATCATTctcctgtttatttatttttttactattgttTCTTGGTATTTTTGATGAATGttagttattttatttgttttattgtttaataTCTTTAAGTGCTAGAG includes the following:
- the mcf2la gene encoding guanine nucleotide exchange factor DBS isoform X4 → MLSTGFRYLRRRGRWITVPSHRNRMGAKMDLEYTLRALPPINNEILQTEDIPLCAAQIGTELQKQFAILPGGRGTDGSPIIIFPECPGFNELEEDEIQNVLNYLTTVPSIASSGIGFILVIDRRLDRWAAVRTTLLRIAGTFPANVNLVLVLRPTTLLQRALSDFLFKFNKDEFKMKVVMLSSVTELHAYIDPGQLTTELGGTQEYCNESWISHRTAIEAFALMVKTTAHTLQAFGTELAETEMPNDAEVTTSLLQSHSLKKDKMKEDLQVSQSQGARLLDCINEPFQNDTEYHMTHDELENLATVQRLLGQLDETETAFDDFWERHRSKLEQCLQLRHFEQHFREVRSKLDSTSERLCGFSEVSVNPAHAEHVLRELSSHEEKACEVLDYALSLASEGDRLIESAHYADDSIRPKCCELRAVCEEISSTLRDKKNLLLRTMELHHTLEKASRWCEEGIYLLASQPVDRCQSQDGAEAALKELERYLDTAPLHTLVDCSAIYCQYEAVLTTQLRDQVEQIFQKQSSIQEMFEKRRVSLKKLAAKQTRPVQPVAPRPEVKSPLSSPNQQRKERRYSADNAPSRKVESPVPNGNTRHASLSEEDENLAVLRRHVMNELLETERAYVEELLCVLEGYAAEMENPSLAHLMPSTLLSKKDILFGNMSEIYQFHKRTFLKELEAYTNCPELVGRCFLERMKDLQIYEAYCQNKPRSESLWRQCSDCAFFQECQKKLEHKLGLDSYLLKPVQRITKYQLLLKEMLKYSKGCDGCDDLQEALSSILGILKALNDSMHLIAITGYEGNLSDLGRLLMQGSFSVWTEHKKGHAKVKDFARFKPMQRHLFLHEKALLFCKKREENGEGYEKAPSYSFKHSLNMSAVGITENAKGDNKKFEVWCNSREEVFIVQAPTPEIKTSWVTEIRKVLTQQLKACRGKHLTRSKCQCICNHLAQTSADASQNKSCDSPNNSTNSPVSLSPFRSNSQKNPKKTEEKKVESNLVPENSASLSKPKGWTKVSLSVDASEENDGYSSGEEPLNSDTEDDVGQKLIPGKYTVVADSEKAGPQELSVKSGDVVQLIREEDEGQWFVKNLRSNKEGWMAQANLLTLISESRSSQSLSSSDDSVSGNVSTSSSCSETYTSFSDIKP
- the mcf2la gene encoding guanine nucleotide exchange factor DBS isoform X3 produces the protein MSGEKQAGEHLVCVSLVEMESYYRYTQCCQHLQYEILQTEDIPLCAAQIGTELQKQFAILPGGRGTDGSPIIIFPECPGFNELEEDEIQNVLNYLTTVPSIASSGIGFILVIDRRLDRWAAVRTTLLRIAGTFPANVNLVLVLRPTTLLQRALSDFLFKFNKDEFKMKVVMLSSVTELHAYIDPGQLTTELGGTQEYCNESWISHRTAIEAFALMVKTTAHTLQAFGTELAETEMPNDAEVTTSLLQSHSLKKDKMKEDLQVSQSQGARLLDCINEPFQNDTEYHMTHDELENLATVQRLLGQLDETETAFDDFWERHRSKLEQCLQLRHFEQHFREVRSKLDSTSERLCGFSEVSVNPAHAEHVLRELSSHEEKACEVLDYALSLASEGDRLIESAHYADDSIRPKCCELRAVCEEISSTLRDKKNLLLRTMELHHTLEKASRWCEEGIYLLASQPVDRCQSQDGAEAALKELERYLDTAPLHTLVDCSAIYCQYEAVLTTQLRDQVEQIFQKQSSIQEMFEKRRVSLKKLAAKQTRPVQPVAPRPEVKSPLSSPNQQRKERRYSADNAPSRKVESPVPNGNTRHASLSEEDENLAVLRRHVMNELLETERAYVEELLCVLEGYAAEMENPSLAHLMPSTLLSKKDILFGNMSEIYQFHKRTFLKELEAYTNCPELVGRCFLERMKDLQIYEAYCQNKPRSESLWRQCSDCAFFQECQKKLEHKLGLDSYLLKPVQRITKYQLLLKEMLKYSKGCDGCDDLQEALSSILGILKALNDSMHLIAITGYEGNLSDLGRLLMQGSFSVWTEHKKGHAKVKDFARFKPMQRHLFLHEKALLFCKKREENGEGYEKAPSYSFKHSLNMSAVGITENAKGDNKKFEVWCNSREEVFIVQAPTPEIKTSWVTEIRKVLTQQLKACRDASQNKSCDSPNNSTNSPVSLSPFRSNSQKNPKKTEEKKVESNLVPENSASLSKPKDETVTSPSADRSSVGKKRFTLQGFSNLKSPKGSGLSPEHSAKRHLVKSDTTPFGFKGWTKVSLSVDASEENDGYSSGEEPLNSDTEDDVGQKLIPGKYTVVADSEKAGPQELSVKSGDVVQLIREEDEGQWFVKNLRSNKEGWMAQANLLTLISESRSSQSLSSSDDSVSGNVSTSSSCSETYTSFSDIKP
- the mcf2la gene encoding guanine nucleotide exchange factor DBS isoform X5 — encoded protein: MKVVMLSSVTELHAYIDPGQLTTELGGTQEYCNESWISHRTAIEAFALMVKTTAHTLQAFGTELAETEMPNDAEVTTSLLQSHSLKKDKMKEDLQVSQSQGARLLDCINEPFQNDTEYHMTHDELENLATVQRLLGQLDETETAFDDFWERHRSKLEQCLQLRHFEQHFREVRSKLDSTSERLCGFSEVSVNPAHAEHVLRELSSHEEKACEVLDYALSLASEGDRLIESAHYADDSIRPKCCELRAVCEEISSTLRDKKNLLLRTMELHHTLEKASRWCEEGIYLLASQPVDRCQSQDGAEAALKELERYLDTAPLHTLVDCSAIYCQYEAVLTTQLRDQVEQIFQKQSSIQEMFEKRRVSLKKLAAKQTRPVQPVAPRPEVKSPLSSPNQQRKERRYSADNAPSRKVESPVPNGNTRHASLSEEDENLAVLRRHVMNELLETERAYVEELLCVLEGYAAEMENPSLAHLMPSTLLSKKDILFGNMSEIYQFHKRTFLKELEAYTNCPELVGRCFLERMKDLQIYEAYCQNKPRSESLWRQCSDCAFFQECQKKLEHKLGLDSYLLKPVQRITKYQLLLKEMLKYSKGCDGCDDLQEALSSILGILKALNDSMHLIAITGYEGNLSDLGRLLMQGSFSVWTEHKKGHAKVKDFARFKPMQRHLFLHEKALLFCKKREENGEGYEKAPSYSFKHSLNMSAVGITENAKGDNKKFEVWCNSREEVFIVQAPTPEIKTSWVTEIRKVLTQQLKACRGKHLTRSKCQCICNHLAQTSADASQNKSCDSPNNSTNSPVSLSPFRSNSQKNPKKTEEKKVESNLVPENSASLSKPKDETVTSPSADRSSVGKKRFTLQGFSNLKSPKGSGLSPEHSAKRHLVKSDTTPFGFKGWTKVSLSVDASEENDGYSSGEEPLNSDTEDDVGQKLIPGKYTVVADSEKAGPQELSVKSGDVVQLIREEDEGQWFVKNLRSNKEGWMAQANLLTLISESRSSQSLSSSDDSVSGNVSTSSSCSETYTSFSDIKP